The following are encoded in a window of Arvicanthis niloticus isolate mArvNil1 chromosome 1, mArvNil1.pat.X, whole genome shotgun sequence genomic DNA:
- the Or52w1 gene encoding LOW QUALITY PROTEIN: olfactory receptor 52W1 (The sequence of the model RefSeq protein was modified relative to this genomic sequence to represent the inferred CDS: substituted 1 base at 1 genomic stop codon) has protein sequence MVMTIITNPNRLKQRLCSCNIPGPLPAHGWVYGTVTSLDSLLLLSFPDRNNNPMRLKLHPYRMAESSQSNSTFQHPAFFTLTGIPGLGDGQAWLTLVFGLMYLLALLGNTTLLTVIRIDSTLHQPMFLLLATLAATDLGLATSIAPELLAVLWFGPQPVQYTACLIQMFFVHALTAMESGVLLAMACDRAVAVGRPLHYPILVTKARVGYAVLALTLKVMAVIVPFPLLVVXFKHFHAKIIHHAYCAHMAVVELVVGNTWVNNMYGLALSLAVSGVDILGIAGSYGLIAHAVLRLPTQEARVKAFGTCSSHICVILAFYVPGLFSFLTHRFGRHTVPKPVHILLSIIYLLLPPALNPLIYGVRTKQIRDRFLEMFKFRKKQFRWTLK, from the coding sequence ATGGTCATGACCATTATTACCAATCCAAACCGTCTCAAGCAAAGATTATGCTCCTGTAATATTCCGGGCCCTTTACCAGCCCATGGATGGGTTTATGGCACTGTAACATCCCTagactctcttctcctcttgtcCTTCCCCGACAGGAACAATAACCCAATGAGACTCAAACTTCATCCTTACAGAATGGCAGAAAGTTCCCAGTCCAACTCCACATTCCAACACCCAGCTTTCTTTACACTGACTGGCATCCCAGGGTTGGGAGATGGCCAGGCCTGGCTGACCCTAGTGTTTGGGCTCATGTATCTGCTAGCACTACTAGGTAATACAACACTTCTGACAGTGATCCGAATCGACTCTACATTGCACCAACCAATGTTTCTACTCCTGGCCACACTGGCAGCTACTGACCTGGGCTTAGCCACATCTATAGCCCCAGAGTTGCTGGCTGTGCTGTGGTTTGGGCCCCAACCTGTACAATATACTGCCTGCCTAATCCAAATGTTCTTTGTCCATGCACTGACTGCTATGGAATCTGGTGTGCTTTTGGCCATGGCCTGTGATCGTGCTGTAGCAGTGGGGCGTCCACTACACTACCCTATCTTGGTTACTAAAGCCCGTGTGGGCTATGCAGTCTTGGCACTGACACTGAAAGTCATGGCTGTTATAGTGCCTTTCCCTCTGCTGGTGGTATGATTTAAGCATTTTCATGCCAAGATCATACATCATGCCTATTGTGCACACATGGCAGTTGTAGAGCTGGTGGTGGGTAACACATGGGTCAATAACATGTATGGGCTAGCACTTTCACTGGCTGTATCTGGTGTAGATATTCTGGGCATTGCGGGATCTTATGGTCTCATTGCCCATGCTGTGCTTCGGCTACCGACCCAGGAGGCCCGAGTAAAGGCCTTTGGTACATGTAGTTCTCACATCTGTGTTATCCTAGCCTTCTATGTGCCTggtctcttctccttcctcacaCACCGCTTTGGTCGTCACACTGTCCCAAAGCCCGTGCATATCCTTCTCTCCATCATCTATTTGCTGCTGCCACCTGCCCTCAACCCCCTCATCTATGGGGTCCGCACCAAGCAGATCAGGGACCGATTCTTAGAAATGTTCAAATTCAGAAAAAAGCAGTTTAGATGGACCTTGAAGTAA